A single window of Anopheles moucheti chromosome 2, idAnoMoucSN_F20_07, whole genome shotgun sequence DNA harbors:
- the LOC128302708 gene encoding LMBR1 domain-containing protein 2 homolog: MAYLLVFSICLALLLASISLYRYGCIQRQHPIVTFSVLTAWSFSFLIVFTIPLDVTSTVYRQCLQEHNITSNGSNNDGPDAICQRPWGMVEEEVFPNLWRIIYWSSQFLTWLIMPLMQSYLKAGDFTIKGKLRSALVDNAIYYGTYLFICGILLIYLALQPGISLDWQKLKAIASSASNTWGLFLLVLLLGYALVEVPRSLWNNSKPGFTLQYAYFKLSKLSSEKAEAEENVDDVLESLQSASRAIPPRHELRPALETIIRKVPTELMERASRISREDGSPMAIPSEKALVRLHRQVIKSLQTLQRTEALWSVQVTKVLHLEDVAKNAVSLDHRFKTEFPKHRVGFARAMYSPTIDWYWECVVKAPFLKALAVITAFLSFMVVWSELTFFNRQPVLSIFANVLNVAKGNYDFVTIEIFSMLTLCYLCYCAYSTVFRIKFLNLYYLAAHHQTNEYSLIFSGMLLCRLTPPMCLNFLGMIHMDSHIIKERVLETHYTQIMGHMDVLGIISDGFNIYFPMVMLAFCLATWFSLGSRALNALGFQQFMLNETIAVELVQEGKDLIVREKRKRQRAEDAMARRRDNILGQITRDGTVGGVGHSGPGTGNGGGSNGNGTGGGGILSKYKSRHVDTVGPNDDLVGHGDRLDYSTTGSGARGLDDINLSLSQEINERFGVSTGVSVGFKGYGTTYEDDDSRMGGGGRSGPKPKGLFDDV, from the exons ATGGCCTATCTGCTAGTGTTCTCCATCTGTTTGGCATTGCTATTGGCCTCCATATCACTCTATCGGTACGGCTGCATTCAACGACAGCAtccaatagtgactttttccgTACTGACGGCGTGGAGTTTCTCGTTCCTTATCGTATTCACGATTCCGCTGGATGTCACATCG ACCGTGTACCGTCAATGTCTGCAGGAGCACAACATCACCAGCAATGGTTCGAACAATGACGGGCCCGATGCAATCTGTCAGCGACCGTGGGGTATGGTGGAAGAGGAAGTGTTCCCCAACTTGTGGCGCATTATCTACTGGTCATCACAGTTCCTTACGTGGCTGATTATGCCACTGATGCAGTCCTACCTGAAGGCAGGTGACTTTACGATCAAGGGTAAATTACGATCCGCACTGGTAGATAACGCCATTTATTACGGCACGTATCTGTTTATCTGTGGCATACTGCTGATTTATCTCGCACTACAACCGGGCATTTCGCTCGATTGGCAGAAGCTAAAAGCGATCGCATCTTCCGCCTCGAACACGTGGGGCTTGTTTTTGCTCGTGCTGTTGCTAGGTTACGCTCTGGTCGAAGTACCCCGCAGTCTCTGGAACAACTCGAAGCCAGGTTTTACATTGCAATATGCCTACTTTAAGCTATCCAAGCTTAGCTCGGAAAAAGCGGAAGCCGAAGAGAACGTGGATGATGTGCTGGAAAGCTTACAGTCCGCCAGCCGAGCGATTCCACCGCGGCACGAGTTGCGCCCCGCACTAGAAACCATCATACGCAAAGTGCCTACCGAGCTGATGGAACGAGCGAGTCGTATCAGCCGGGAGGATGGTTCCCCGATGGCAATACCGTCGGAAAAGGCACTGGTGCGACTGCATCGGCAGGTGATCAAATCGCTGCAAACCTTGCAACGCACCGAAGCGCTGTGGAGCGTTCAAGTTACCAAAGTGCTGCACCTGGAAGATGTGGCCAAGAATGCCGTATCGCTTGATCATCGCTTCAAGACCGAGTTTCCTAAGCATCGGGTTGGATTTGCGCGGGCCATGTACAGCCCAACGATAGACTGGTATTGGGAGTGTGTCGTGAAGGCACCGTTCCTGAAAGCGTTGGCCGTCATTACGGCATTCCTTTCGTTCATGGTTGTCTGGAGCGAGCTGACGTTTTTCAACCGCCAACCGGTGCTCTCGATCTTTGCCAACGTGCTGAACGTGGCGAAAGGGAACTACGATTTCGTCACGATCGAGATATTTTCCATGCTGACGTTGTGCTATTTATGCTATTGCGCATATTCGACCGTGTTTCGCATCAAATTCCTGAATCTCTACTATCTGGCCGCGCACCATCAAACGAACGAGTACAGTCTGATCTTTAGCGGCATGTTGCTGTGTCGCTTGACGCCACCAATGTGTCTCAACTTTCTTGGCATGATTCACATGGACTCACACATCATCAAGGAGCGGGTGCTCGAGACCCACTATACACAGATCATGGGTCACATGGATGTGTTGGGCATCATTTCGGATGGCTTCAACATCTACTTCCCAATGGTGATGTTGGCGTTCTGCCTCGCTACCTGGTTCTCGCTCGGTAGCCGTGCGCTGAACGCTCTCGGATTTCAGCAGTTTATGCTGAATGAAACCATCGCCGTCGAACTCGTCCAGGAGGGAAAGGATTTGATTGTACGTGAAAAACGCAAACGGCAGCGGGCGGAAGATGCAATGGCGCGAAGGCGAGATAACATTTTGGGACAAATCACCAGAGATGGGACGGTCGGCGGAGTGGGACATAGCGGCCCAGGCACAGGAAATGGTGGCGGTTCGAATGGAAATGGTACTGGTGGAGGTGGTATACTGTCGAAGTACAAATCCCGCCATGTTGACACCGTTGGACCGAATGACGATCTGGTCGGGCATGGAGATCGTTTGGACTACAGTACTACCGGTAGCGGCGCTAGAGGGTTGGACGATATTAACCTCTCTTTATCGCAGGAAATTAACGAACGATTCGGTGTGAGTACGGGCGTTTCCGTAGGGTTTAAGGGATATGGTACCACATACGAAGACGACGATAGCCGCATGGGAGGCGGTGGCCGTTCTGGACCCAAACCGAAAGGattgtttgatgatgtttaA